CGGGCAGGTCGCAGCCGGGCCGGCTCCAATTCCCCACGCCCGTGGTCTGGTTCAGCCTGCCATCAGATGGTCGGCCAGGCCCCGCTTGACCCCGTCGACGAACGCGGCCATCTCCTGGGGCGTGTAGATCAGAGCGGGTCCGGCGGGATCGGTCGACTGGCGCAACGCGACGCGCCCGTCGGCCAGTTGCTTGGTCTCCACGCACTGACCTCCGTTGGGACCGCTCCAGGGGCATTCCCAGCCCTGCTCGCCGAGGTTCGACGCGGGCATCCCGTTGTAGACCTTGTCGTCCGTGGTGGTCATGAGTACTCCTTGCGCATGCGGTTCAAGAGCGCCTTGCTGTCCGCGGACGAGGTCAGCAGCGACATCCTGTTGTGCGCCTCCAGATGGGCCACGACATCGGACCGTTGGTCCAGATACATGGAGGCGGAGAGGATCTCGCTGTAGACGACGTCGGGCAGCTCCGGTTCCTGGAACCGGAAATAGGTGAAGGGTGCGCACGCCCCGACGTGGGCACCCGCCGAGAACGGGACGATGTCGACACTGACGTGGTCCAGTTCCGAGACCTCGAGGAGCCGGTCTATCTGGTCCCGCATGACCGCGGGAGTGCCCACCACCCGGTGGAGCACGGCTTCTTCCAGCACCGCCCACAGCGTGGGCGAGTCCGGCCTCTCCAGCAGACTCTGGCGGCGCAGACGTAACTGCACCCGCCGTTCAAGGTCTTCGTCGTTGTCGTTCGGGAAGCCGCCGCTCAGCACGCCTCGCGCGTAGTCGTACGTCTGCAGGAGTCCCGTGACGTAGTGCGGCTCATAGGTACGGAGGGTCTTGGCGCCGGTCTCCAGGCTCACATAGGCGGTGAACCAGCCCGGCAGCACATCGCGGTAGGCGTGCCACCAGCC
The nucleotide sequence above comes from Streptomyces sp. N50. Encoded proteins:
- a CDS encoding DUF397 domain-containing protein; protein product: MTTTDDKVYNGMPASNLGEQGWECPWSGPNGGQCVETKQLADGRVALRQSTDPAGPALIYTPQEMAAFVDGVKRGLADHLMAG
- a CDS encoding helix-turn-helix transcriptional regulator is translated as MSEGRSSTGAGAPTVLRMILGRRLQERRQDAGVSLENAAKALRVTSLTIRRLEKAEVGLKPLYVEKLLETYGADRQEIEEFVALADRANEPGWWHAYRDVLPGWFTAYVSLETGAKTLRTYEPHYVTGLLQTYDYARGVLSGGFPNDNDEDLERRVQLRLRRQSLLERPDSPTLWAVLEEAVLHRVVGTPAVMRDQIDRLLEVSELDHVSVDIVPFSAGAHVGACAPFTYFRFQEPELPDVVYSEILSASMYLDQRSDVVAHLEAHNRMSLLTSSADSKALLNRMRKEYS